In one window of Pseudodesulfovibrio sediminis DNA:
- the fliS gene encoding flagellar export chaperone FliS: MANPARAYLATQVETTTQGELLIMLYEAAIKFLKRAKIEIDNKDFAKKGIYISKAMAIVHELAECLNKDKGGEITPKLGQLYMFCNNQLIKANIRLDNKMIDEVIQILDGLRSAYAQIVPIHDGKKAPTQTVKQTAPIPPRPVAPPITPPAPTMQETTPEPSAPPKTATPKGAESAQPSQPATPAPQPPLKIRTGANAAKLRAANAYTNANR; encoded by the coding sequence ATGGCCAACCCAGCAAGGGCGTATTTGGCGACCCAGGTCGAGACCACTACCCAGGGTGAACTCCTGATCATGCTTTACGAAGCAGCGATCAAGTTTCTCAAACGGGCAAAAATCGAAATTGACAACAAAGACTTCGCCAAAAAGGGTATCTATATTTCCAAGGCCATGGCCATCGTCCATGAGCTGGCTGAATGCCTGAACAAAGACAAAGGCGGAGAGATCACGCCCAAACTGGGGCAGCTCTACATGTTTTGCAACAACCAGCTGATCAAGGCCAACATCCGTCTGGACAACAAGATGATCGATGAAGTCATCCAGATTCTGGACGGGCTTCGTTCGGCCTATGCCCAGATCGTTCCCATCCATGACGGGAAGAAAGCGCCGACGCAAACCGTGAAGCAAACGGCACCGATTCCACCTCGCCCGGTTGCTCCGCCGATAACGCCGCCTGCCCCGACAATGCAGGAGACCACGCCGGAACCAAGCGCCCCACCCAAAACGGCCACGCCAAAGGGTGCTGAATCCGCGCAACCCAGTCAACCAGCCACTCCGGCACCACAGCCGCCGCTTAAAATCCGCACAGGCGCCAACGCAGCCAAACTCCGCGCAGCCAACGCATATACCAACGCCAACAGGTAA
- the fliD gene encoding flagellar filament capping protein FliD, with amino-acid sequence MSDSTYTSGAINFAGLGNGTDFNSLIDGLVKVEQNRVVRLENWKASWELKNEYFKELNTQMLTLKTTLQNYDSVNEFMTKAVSSSNTDLVLATGNAKAQEASHTLEIGQLATNDVLITTSGANSLTSSVTSADTSFTFSYGGTSYTLNDIAAGTTLEGFVHIINNHPDSKEHIRASTIFDGSVYHLQINGMDQGADNQVVISNAGSIIFGSGDFTETQNAQNSQVRVNGFPASNAGWIERSSNTVDDVIEGLTLNLKDASPGETVSLTITTDQQSMQDNVTSIVQAINMVRAQVIAMTKVNDEGEGAVLTGNYGVDMVSQKLKNITAEIGLGFKPYDQDTLLGDKYASLSQLGILTDAEDGSPTYGLLTIDYEKLAEAISDDPTGVAELFSAQAIGESASPDFTYKSSIEGTTKAGLYEVEIVSDGTQITSATINGEEASISGWEITGLTGEATGMAIRLDNTTAGTHSGEISIKTGKTGEMIDELSELTKPYSEITHEGGPLAVLQDNYRDIMDSIDTKIKYEEKRIEKMEQNLRLKFARLDALLGQYQLTQGQLDSSIAQLSS; translated from the coding sequence ATGTCTGATAGCACGTATACATCTGGCGCGATCAACTTCGCAGGCCTCGGTAACGGAACCGACTTCAACTCACTCATTGACGGCCTCGTCAAGGTTGAGCAGAACCGTGTAGTGCGCCTGGAGAACTGGAAAGCCTCCTGGGAACTCAAGAATGAGTACTTCAAGGAACTGAACACCCAGATGCTCACCTTGAAGACCACCTTGCAGAACTACGACTCCGTCAACGAATTCATGACCAAGGCTGTATCAAGTTCCAACACGGATCTGGTCCTGGCTACAGGTAATGCTAAGGCTCAGGAAGCGAGCCACACACTTGAAATCGGACAACTGGCCACCAACGATGTACTCATCACGACTTCCGGGGCCAACTCACTGACCTCATCCGTCACCTCTGCCGACACTTCGTTCACCTTTTCTTATGGTGGCACAAGCTATACCCTGAATGATATTGCAGCCGGAACGACCCTTGAAGGTTTCGTCCACATAATTAACAATCACCCGGATTCCAAAGAACACATCCGGGCCAGCACAATTTTCGATGGCTCAGTATACCATTTGCAAATCAACGGCATGGATCAGGGTGCAGACAATCAAGTGGTCATCTCAAATGCCGGTTCCATCATTTTCGGATCAGGTGATTTTACCGAGACCCAGAATGCACAGAACTCTCAGGTCCGGGTAAACGGCTTCCCAGCTTCCAATGCAGGCTGGATCGAACGATCATCCAACACTGTCGACGATGTGATCGAAGGACTGACGCTGAACCTAAAGGACGCCAGCCCCGGTGAAACTGTCAGCCTGACAATCACCACGGACCAACAGTCCATGCAGGACAATGTCACGAGCATAGTTCAGGCGATCAACATGGTACGTGCACAGGTCATCGCCATGACCAAAGTCAATGATGAAGGCGAAGGCGCTGTTCTGACCGGCAACTATGGTGTCGATATGGTGTCTCAGAAGCTGAAGAATATCACAGCTGAAATCGGGCTTGGCTTTAAGCCATATGACCAGGACACCCTCTTGGGCGACAAATACGCAAGTTTATCACAGTTGGGCATTCTAACCGATGCCGAGGACGGTTCTCCCACGTACGGCCTTTTGACAATTGATTATGAAAAGCTTGCCGAGGCGATCAGTGATGATCCTACTGGAGTCGCCGAACTCTTTTCCGCCCAAGCCATTGGAGAAAGCGCTTCTCCAGACTTTACCTACAAGTCCTCCATTGAAGGGACCACGAAGGCCGGTCTATACGAGGTGGAAATTGTGAGCGATGGCACACAGATAACAAGTGCGACCATCAATGGAGAAGAAGCATCTATTTCGGGCTGGGAAATCACTGGCCTAACCGGTGAAGCTACTGGTATGGCAATCCGTCTGGACAACACAACAGCCGGGACACACAGCGGAGAAATTAGCATCAAGACCGGTAAAACCGGTGAGATGATTGATGAACTCAGCGAGCTGACCAAGCCGTATAGTGAAATCACACACGAAGGTGGCCCTCTGGCTGTCCTGCAGGACAACTACAGAGACATCATGGATTCCATTGACACCAAGATTAAGTATGAAGAGAAGCGAATTGAAAAAATGGAACAGAATTTGCGACTCAAATTTGCACGTCTTGACGCACTGCTTGGTCAATACCAGCTTACACAGGGACAGCTGGATTCTTCAATAGCACAACTGTCTTCGTAG